Proteins encoded within one genomic window of Aurantiacibacter spongiae:
- a CDS encoding DUF1989 domain-containing protein — translation MTVIAPRSGTAFRLAQGATLEVIDVDGCQVSDLLAYNAADVREVISNGRTFDYEETLKLSAGNTLWSNRSNPMLDIVRDDVGCHDFLLTPCSEDTFRHFYPDRPIHRGCFGNLAEALAPYGIAEDDIPCAFNVFMNVPVDGSSGRISVDPPVSKAGDVLRLRARMDLVIGLTACSAYASNGGTFKPIGYRVLDDAAAA, via the coding sequence ATGACCGTGATCGCGCCGCGTTCCGGCACCGCCTTTCGCCTGGCGCAAGGCGCGACGCTGGAGGTTATCGACGTGGACGGCTGCCAGGTTTCCGACCTGCTCGCCTACAATGCGGCGGACGTGCGCGAGGTCATTTCCAACGGGCGGACCTTCGATTACGAGGAGACGCTGAAGCTGAGCGCGGGGAACACGCTATGGTCCAATCGCTCCAATCCCATGCTGGACATCGTGCGCGACGATGTCGGCTGCCACGATTTCCTGCTGACGCCGTGCAGCGAGGATACCTTCCGCCATTTCTATCCCGATAGGCCGATCCATCGCGGCTGCTTCGGCAACCTGGCCGAAGCGCTGGCGCCCTACGGGATCGCGGAGGACGATATTCCGTGCGCGTTCAACGTGTTCATGAACGTACCTGTCGACGGTTCGAGCGGGCGGATCAGCGTCGATCCGCCGGTGTCGAAGGCGGGCGACGTGCTGCGCCTGCGGGCGCGCATGGACCTGGTGATCGGCCTTACGGCGTGCTCGGCCTATGCCAGCAATGGCGGGACGTTCAAGCCGATCGGCTACCGCGTGCTGGACGACGCTGCCGCCGCGTGA
- the gntA gene encoding guanitoxin biosynthesis heme-dependent pre-guanitoxin N-hydroxylase GntA: protein MLNAQAERGELRAELEEWIADGGFPCVGAKSALARGTLKVVTARDITSAWNDVAIHDDLLEWAHAWRAEPEGLRSLAVVFEGPRDLSETQFESAMWERIQSLADKDHWRGQPYDERVSADPGSPHFSLSFGGEGFFVVGLHPHASRPARRFARPTLVFNLHDQFEKLRMEGRYERMREAILSRDVKLAGDVNPMLARHGEDSEARQYSGRQVEDDWSPPFSDKRAD, encoded by the coding sequence ATGCTGAATGCCCAAGCGGAACGGGGGGAACTGCGCGCCGAGCTGGAGGAATGGATCGCCGATGGCGGTTTTCCCTGCGTCGGTGCCAAATCGGCGCTCGCCAGGGGCACGCTGAAGGTCGTCACCGCACGCGATATCACGAGCGCGTGGAACGACGTGGCGATCCATGACGACCTGCTCGAATGGGCGCACGCCTGGCGCGCGGAGCCGGAGGGGCTGCGTAGCCTGGCCGTGGTGTTCGAAGGGCCGCGCGACCTGTCCGAGACGCAGTTCGAAAGCGCGATGTGGGAACGCATCCAGTCGCTCGCCGACAAGGATCACTGGCGCGGCCAGCCTTATGACGAGCGAGTGAGCGCGGACCCGGGCAGCCCGCATTTCTCGCTCAGCTTCGGCGGCGAGGGATTCTTCGTGGTCGGACTGCACCCCCACGCCTCGCGCCCGGCGCGCCGCTTCGCGCGGCCCACGCTGGTGTTCAACCTGCACGACCAGTTCGAGAAGCTGAGGATGGAGGGCCGCTACGAGCGGATGCGCGAGGCGATCCTGTCGCGCGACGTGAAGCTCGCCGGTGATGTCAACCCGATGCTCGCCCGCCACGGCGAGGACAGCGAGGCGCGCCAGTACAGCGGGCGGCAGGTCGAGGACGACTGGTCGCCGCCCTTCAGCGACAAGAGGGCGGACTGA
- a CDS encoding aldo/keto reductase, translated as MYNLANRGDDELIDHLAGEGIAYVPFFPLGGYDSLQSDTLDNVAADVDATPMQVALAWLLQRSPNILLIPGTSSVTHLRENVAAANLRLPAEAIATLDRIGT; from the coding sequence ATGTACAACCTCGCCAATCGGGGCGACGACGAGCTGATCGATCACCTCGCAGGGGAAGGCATTGCCTATGTCCCGTTCTTCCCTCTCGGCGGGTACGATAGCCTGCAATCGGACACGCTCGACAACGTTGCCGCCGATGTCGACGCAACGCCCATGCAGGTCGCGCTTGCCTGGTTGCTGCAACGCTCGCCCAATATCCTTCTCATTCCCGGCACGAGTTCGGTGACGCATTTGCGAGAGAACGTCGCAGCGGCAAACCTGCGTCTTCCCGCGGAGGCGATTGCGACACTGGACCGGATAGGAACTTGA
- a CDS encoding aldo/keto reductase → MLTTDNAVANSGTFALGSRTVHRMGYGAMQLAGPHVFGPPEDREGAMAVLREAVALGIDHIDTSDFYGPHHTNRVIREALSPFPDRLTIVTKLGARRDDAGAWLPAMEPDELVDAVESNCDNLGIERVEIANLRLMFGEGDSGPAPGDVRPLLDPLVELKERGRIGALGISNALPEQVETARSMTEIACV, encoded by the coding sequence ATGCTCACGACAGACAACGCGGTCGCCAATTCGGGAACCTTCGCGCTCGGAAGTCGCACCGTTCATCGGATGGGTTACGGCGCCATGCAACTGGCCGGACCTCACGTTTTCGGACCTCCCGAAGATCGCGAAGGCGCGATGGCCGTGCTGCGCGAAGCTGTCGCGCTCGGCATCGATCATATCGATACGAGCGATTTTTACGGTCCGCACCATACCAACCGCGTGATCCGCGAGGCGCTGTCCCCTTTCCCGGACAGGCTGACGATCGTGACCAAGCTTGGCGCGCGCCGTGATGATGCGGGCGCCTGGCTGCCGGCGATGGAGCCGGACGAACTCGTCGACGCGGTGGAAAGCAACTGCGATAACCTCGGGATCGAGCGGGTCGAGATCGCGAATTTGCGCCTCATGTTCGGCGAGGGGGATTCCGGACCCGCACCCGGCGACGTTCGGCCCCTGCTCGATCCGCTCGTCGAACTGAAGGAGCGTGGCCGCATTGGTGCACTCGGCATCAGCAACGCCCTTCCCGAACAGGTCGAGACTGCGCGTTCGATGACAGAAATCGCCTGTGTGTAG
- a CDS encoding DUF2231 domain-containing protein produces MKHQGLRSGRGGRRAISILGHPVFPALASVPLVCFAGALLTDIVYAQSPYMQWTNFSAWLITAGLVFALFAAIVAIIDFFRNPKGGLAVAHIVLVFGAYVIELFNIFVHSRDAYTSVVPTGLTLSVVAVALLLVGNCLGAFLSGRYYARSEA; encoded by the coding sequence ATGAAACATCAAGGCTTACGCAGCGGTCGAGGCGGGCGCAGAGCCATCTCGATCCTGGGACATCCCGTCTTTCCGGCCTTGGCGAGCGTGCCGCTCGTATGCTTCGCCGGAGCCCTCCTTACCGACATCGTTTACGCGCAATCGCCTTACATGCAGTGGACGAACTTCTCCGCCTGGCTCATCACGGCCGGCCTCGTGTTCGCGCTGTTCGCGGCGATCGTCGCGATCATCGATTTCTTCCGTAATCCGAAAGGCGGCCTCGCCGTCGCGCATATCGTGCTGGTTTTCGGGGCATACGTGATCGAACTGTTCAATATCTTCGTTCACAGCCGCGACGCCTACACTTCCGTCGTGCCCACCGGCCTCACGCTGTCGGTCGTGGCGGTTGCGCTGCTGCTTGTCGGCAACTGTCTCGGCGCCTTTCTGAGTGGACGGTACTACGCGAGGAGCGAGGCATGA
- a CDS encoding PQQ-dependent sugar dehydrogenase: MKNRLLLGLASGLLVASCGSSGTFDKSSQIGADPVLPEAEQYLVPPFKVAEVVGWEEGEAPVAPAGFEVRAFASNLGGPRQMLPLDNGDVLVVETKGPGLEDPLRPKDFMMGWAMSMAHGSSGGEAPPTNQITLLRDADGNGIPEMRSVLVDDLFSPFGIAYADGTLYVANTDAIVTYPFSPGQTHITAPPHVLTQLPGGPIDHHWTKDLALGPDGTKLFASVGSNSNITENGKEAEKGRAAIWEIDRQTGAAREFATGLRNPNGLTFYPGSDTLWTVVNERDELGPNLVPDYMTSVRPGGFYGWPYSYYGQHVDRRVQPQRPDLVARAIKPDYALSSHVAPLGLTFYTGGSFPEAYEGGAFIGEHGSWDRDHFNGYKVVFVPFADDGKPNGMAQDFLTGFLTGDGSTHGRPVGVAVDRTGALLVADDAGGTVWRVTPRGRTGGGNNPAQDRS; this comes from the coding sequence ATGAAGAACCGTTTACTGCTTGGCCTCGCGAGCGGCCTGCTGGTCGCGTCTTGCGGCAGCAGCGGCACGTTCGACAAATCTTCGCAGATCGGTGCCGATCCGGTCTTGCCCGAAGCCGAGCAATATCTCGTTCCACCGTTCAAGGTGGCCGAGGTCGTTGGCTGGGAGGAAGGCGAAGCTCCGGTTGCTCCGGCTGGATTCGAAGTGCGTGCTTTCGCCAGCAATCTGGGGGGACCGCGTCAGATGCTTCCCCTGGACAATGGCGATGTGCTCGTCGTCGAGACGAAGGGGCCGGGCCTTGAAGATCCGCTTCGTCCGAAGGATTTCATGATGGGGTGGGCGATGTCGATGGCTCACGGGTCGAGCGGTGGAGAGGCGCCGCCGACCAACCAGATAACCCTGCTGCGCGATGCGGATGGCAACGGCATTCCGGAAATGCGCTCTGTCCTGGTTGACGATCTGTTCTCGCCCTTCGGCATCGCCTATGCCGACGGCACTCTTTACGTCGCCAACACCGACGCGATCGTGACCTATCCGTTCTCGCCCGGACAGACGCACATCACCGCACCGCCCCATGTGCTGACCCAATTGCCGGGCGGGCCGATCGATCACCACTGGACGAAGGATCTGGCGCTGGGACCGGACGGTACCAAGCTGTTCGCCAGCGTGGGCTCGAACAGCAACATCACGGAGAATGGCAAAGAAGCGGAAAAGGGCCGCGCGGCAATCTGGGAAATCGACCGGCAAACGGGGGCCGCTCGCGAATTCGCTACCGGTTTGCGCAATCCGAACGGGCTGACGTTCTACCCCGGTTCGGATACGCTGTGGACGGTTGTCAACGAACGCGACGAGCTCGGTCCGAACCTCGTTCCCGACTATATGACGTCCGTACGGCCCGGTGGCTTCTATGGCTGGCCCTACAGTTATTACGGTCAGCACGTCGACCGCCGGGTGCAGCCGCAGCGTCCTGACCTCGTGGCGAGGGCGATCAAGCCCGATTACGCGCTCAGCAGTCATGTCGCGCCGCTCGGCCTGACATTCTACACCGGCGGCAGTTTCCCGGAAGCCTACGAGGGTGGCGCGTTCATCGGCGAACACGGCAGTTGGGACCGCGACCATTTCAACGGCTACAAGGTGGTATTCGTCCCCTTCGCCGACGATGGCAAACCCAACGGGATGGCGCAGGATTTCCTTACCGGCTTCCTTACTGGCGATGGCTCCACTCACGGCAGACCCGTCGGCGTTGCGGTCGATCGCACCGGGGCCTTGCTCGTCGCCGACGATGCGGGCGGGACGGTCTGGCGAGTGACCCCGCGGGGTCGCACGGGCGGAGGGAACAATCCCGCGCAGGATCGCTCCTGA
- a CDS encoding metallopeptidase family protein: protein MDRTVGLPPTASELEAMACRTLARLPDQFARHLGEVILQVEDFADRALLAQLGIDDAFGLTGVYEGLPLTERSIEHSGTMPDRIRLFRRPILDEWAERGDETLEHLVAHVVIHEIGHHFGLSDADMHALEDMAG from the coding sequence ATGGACCGCACCGTCGGACTGCCCCCGACCGCCTCCGAATTGGAGGCGATGGCCTGCCGCACCCTGGCGCGCCTGCCCGATCAATTCGCCCGGCACCTGGGCGAGGTGATCCTGCAGGTCGAGGATTTCGCCGATCGCGCCCTGCTCGCGCAATTGGGCATCGACGATGCCTTCGGACTGACCGGGGTTTACGAAGGCCTGCCGCTGACCGAGCGTAGCATCGAGCATTCGGGCACCATGCCCGACCGCATCCGCCTGTTTCGCCGGCCGATTCTCGACGAGTGGGCCGAACGCGGCGACGAGACGCTCGAACACCTCGTCGCGCACGTGGTCATTCACGAGATCGGCCACCATTTCGGGCTTTCCGACGCGGACATGCACGCGCTGGAAGACATGGCCGGCTGA
- a CDS encoding peptidylprolyl isomerase yields MKPLFALCALAIIAAAAPAAAQKEPDYVTPGSVVEAAAQKEWNAIPAQDLLVMDLAPDARGNPRRVIIQLMPQPFSQPWVENIRTLARAHWWDGTSVNRVQDNYVAQWGDATEEKPLPDGVESPNASYESGLRGDALPPDVPYAFQVDPDRPSPAMVDGFPVFRGPGPRDYAGFLGGIPFAGTMTPHSSVIWPVHCYGYIGVGRNVAPDTGTGAELYAIIGQPQRHMDRNLAVVGRVIEGMEHLASLPRGHGELGFYTEEEADLRTPIVSVRLASDMAEPPAFEYLDTTSDSFARYVAVRANRDDSFYTVPAGGADLCSVQVPIRRTAPE; encoded by the coding sequence ATGAAACCTCTCTTCGCGCTTTGCGCGCTCGCCATCATCGCCGCAGCCGCCCCCGCCGCCGCGCAGAAGGAACCGGACTACGTCACCCCCGGATCGGTGGTGGAGGCCGCCGCGCAGAAGGAATGGAACGCCATTCCCGCGCAGGATCTGCTGGTGATGGACCTTGCGCCCGATGCGCGGGGCAATCCTCGCCGCGTGATCATCCAGCTGATGCCCCAGCCCTTCAGCCAGCCCTGGGTGGAGAACATCCGTACGCTCGCCCGCGCGCACTGGTGGGACGGGACGAGCGTGAACCGGGTGCAGGACAACTACGTCGCGCAGTGGGGCGACGCGACCGAGGAAAAGCCGCTGCCCGACGGGGTGGAATCCCCGAATGCGTCCTATGAGAGCGGACTTCGCGGCGATGCCCTGCCCCCCGATGTTCCCTACGCCTTCCAGGTCGATCCGGACCGCCCCTCGCCCGCGATGGTCGACGGTTTCCCGGTGTTTCGCGGGCCGGGACCGCGGGACTATGCGGGATTTCTCGGCGGCATTCCCTTCGCCGGAACGATGACCCCGCATTCCAGCGTGATCTGGCCGGTCCACTGCTACGGCTATATCGGTGTGGGCCGGAATGTCGCGCCCGATACCGGCACCGGGGCCGAACTCTACGCGATCATCGGACAGCCGCAGCGGCACATGGATCGCAATCTCGCGGTCGTGGGCCGGGTGATCGAGGGGATGGAACACCTTGCCAGCCTGCCGCGCGGGCATGGCGAACTGGGCTTCTACACCGAGGAGGAGGCGGACCTTCGCACGCCGATCGTGTCCGTGCGCCTCGCCAGCGACATGGCCGAGCCGCCCGCCTTCGAATATCTCGATACCACGAGCGACAGCTTCGCGCGGTACGTGGCGGTGCGCGCCAACCGCGACGACAGCTTCTACACCGTTCCGGCAGGCGGCGCGGACCTGTGTTCGGTGCAGGTGCCGATCCGGCGCACCGCGCCAGAGTGA
- a CDS encoding lipid II flippase Amj family protein → MDAQLLAICLLTAGIHLIGTLAYGARIAGVRTGRIAMSFALFNILVLVSRTSNGFLGPFLAKRIETRLAVGGGEALAGDFRLVLLSASIAVAVGVLAVPTAQRLFVSAIGHFQVNRSTGRLLMRLATPSGLRRVRQSVALPTRAHWRGFLRSPGVGWGVLTANCLAQALLTVGVLASLYAGYLNPEFRVTAAQLSAIVNGVATILLFALIDPQLSVITDDAAGGQVSQADFRRTITAISLSRLAGTILAQALFLPAAMLVAVVANMI, encoded by the coding sequence ATGGACGCACAATTGCTGGCGATCTGCCTGCTGACCGCCGGAATACACCTGATCGGAACACTGGCCTACGGCGCCCGCATCGCCGGCGTGCGGACCGGTCGTATCGCCATGAGTTTCGCGCTTTTCAACATCCTCGTGCTGGTATCGCGCACTTCAAACGGTTTTCTCGGCCCGTTCCTCGCCAAACGGATCGAAACGCGGCTCGCCGTAGGGGGCGGGGAGGCACTTGCAGGGGACTTCAGGCTCGTCCTGCTGTCGGCATCGATCGCTGTAGCGGTCGGCGTTCTAGCCGTTCCGACAGCACAGCGCCTGTTCGTAAGCGCGATAGGCCATTTCCAGGTCAATCGGTCGACCGGTCGTCTTCTGATGCGTTTGGCAACACCGAGCGGATTGCGACGGGTGCGCCAGTCCGTTGCTTTGCCGACGCGGGCGCACTGGCGCGGATTTCTCCGGTCCCCCGGCGTGGGCTGGGGTGTCCTGACCGCGAACTGTCTGGCGCAGGCCTTGCTGACTGTGGGTGTGCTGGCCTCGCTTTACGCAGGTTATCTAAACCCGGAATTCCGGGTAACCGCGGCTCAGCTTTCCGCCATAGTCAATGGCGTTGCGACGATCCTGCTCTTTGCTCTGATCGACCCGCAGCTTTCCGTGATCACCGACGATGCGGCAGGAGGTCAGGTTTCGCAGGCCGATTTCCGCCGGACCATCACCGCCATTTCGTTGAGCCGGCTGGCCGGTACGATCCTGGCACAGGCGTTGTTCCTCCCCGCCGCCATGCTGGTGGCGGTGGTCGCCAACATGATCTGA
- a CDS encoding RelA/SpoT family protein → MLRQYELVERVKEYDPDADEALLNRAYVYTVQKHGSQKRASGDPYFSHPVEVAGLMTDLKLDQETIVTALLHDTVEDTLATIDDVRTHFGDEVARLVDGVTKLSKIEQMPEDQRAAENLRKFLLAMSEDLRVLLVKLADRLHNMRTLGYIRDPEKRKRIARETLEIYAPLAERVGMYEYMREMQLLAFEQIEPEAYRTITNRLEQLRQSDAGQVDRIALDIKQALAAAGVEVEVWGREKHPYSIWRKMAERHVSFEQVSDIMAFRVLTDSAQDCYRALGVLHQAFQFVPGRFKDYISTPKMNGYKSLHTTLFYDQSMRVEVQIRTREMHRTNGFGLAAHWAYKQGGRHDGEVGWLRDLIEIVDASHNAEELLEHTKLAIYQDRIFAFTPKGSLFQLPKGSTAVDFAFAVHTDLGAQTVGAKINGRHMPLRTPLGNGDVVEIIKGKNAEPQLSWLGFVVTGKARAAIRRFVRARERAEIAGIGRKLFDEIAERLPAKVGKKAIAKAVERLGMDDTEDLMFAIGSAKLSDREVMEAVVPGSTSDLPAEPAQGRAISIKGLTPGMGFTLAQCCHPVPGDRIVGLRRPGDAVEVHAIDCFELANGVDADWVDLSWGQRSQGAVGRLNVVLYHRPGTLADMAAVFAKNNANVIGLDLTQRDDPFHTYRIDLEVQDLAHLTRILSALRASDAVAQAERV, encoded by the coding sequence ATGCTGCGCCAGTACGAACTTGTGGAACGGGTCAAGGAATACGACCCCGATGCCGACGAGGCGCTGCTCAACCGTGCCTATGTCTATACCGTTCAGAAGCACGGCAGCCAGAAGCGCGCGAGCGGCGATCCGTATTTCAGCCACCCGGTAGAGGTCGCCGGGTTGATGACCGACCTGAAGCTCGACCAGGAAACCATCGTCACCGCCCTGCTGCACGACACGGTGGAGGACACGCTCGCCACGATAGACGATGTGCGCACCCATTTCGGAGACGAGGTGGCAAGGCTGGTGGACGGCGTCACCAAGCTGTCCAAGATCGAGCAGATGCCGGAAGATCAGCGCGCGGCGGAAAACCTGCGCAAGTTCCTGCTGGCGATGAGCGAGGATCTGCGCGTGCTGCTGGTCAAGCTGGCGGACCGGCTGCACAACATGCGCACGCTCGGCTACATCCGCGATCCCGAGAAAAGGAAGCGCATCGCGCGCGAGACGCTGGAGATCTACGCCCCGCTGGCGGAGCGCGTGGGCATGTACGAATACATGCGCGAGATGCAGCTGCTCGCCTTCGAGCAGATCGAGCCGGAAGCCTATCGCACTATCACCAACCGGCTGGAACAGCTGCGCCAGTCCGATGCCGGCCAGGTCGACCGCATCGCGCTCGACATCAAGCAGGCGCTGGCCGCGGCCGGGGTCGAGGTGGAGGTGTGGGGGCGCGAGAAACACCCCTATTCGATCTGGCGCAAGATGGCGGAGCGCCATGTCAGCTTCGAACAGGTCAGCGACATCATGGCCTTCCGCGTGCTGACCGACAGCGCCCAGGATTGCTACCGCGCGCTGGGCGTGCTGCACCAGGCGTTCCAGTTCGTGCCGGGACGGTTCAAGGATTACATCTCCACCCCGAAGATGAACGGCTACAAGAGCCTCCACACCACCTTGTTCTACGATCAGTCGATGCGGGTGGAGGTGCAGATCCGCACGCGTGAGATGCACCGCACCAACGGCTTCGGCCTCGCCGCGCACTGGGCCTACAAGCAGGGCGGTCGGCACGATGGCGAGGTCGGCTGGCTGCGCGACCTGATCGAGATCGTCGATGCCAGCCACAACGCCGAAGAGCTGCTGGAACATACCAAGCTGGCGATCTACCAGGATCGCATCTTCGCCTTTACCCCCAAGGGATCGCTGTTCCAGCTGCCCAAGGGTTCGACCGCGGTGGATTTCGCCTTCGCCGTGCATACCGATCTGGGGGCGCAGACGGTCGGCGCGAAGATCAACGGGCGGCACATGCCGCTGCGCACGCCGCTGGGCAATGGCGACGTGGTGGAAATCATCAAGGGCAAGAACGCCGAACCGCAACTGTCGTGGCTCGGCTTCGTCGTCACCGGCAAGGCGCGTGCCGCCATTCGTCGCTTCGTGCGCGCGCGCGAACGGGCGGAGATCGCCGGCATCGGGCGCAAGCTGTTCGACGAGATCGCCGAACGCCTGCCCGCCAAGGTCGGCAAGAAGGCCATCGCCAAGGCTGTCGAACGACTGGGGATGGACGATACAGAAGACCTCATGTTCGCCATCGGCAGCGCCAAGCTGTCGGACCGGGAGGTGATGGAGGCGGTGGTTCCCGGCAGCACCTCTGATCTGCCGGCGGAACCCGCGCAGGGGCGGGCCATCTCCATCAAGGGGCTGACGCCGGGCATGGGCTTCACGCTGGCGCAATGCTGCCACCCGGTGCCGGGCGACCGCATCGTCGGCCTGCGCCGGCCGGGGGACGCGGTGGAAGTCCACGCGATCGACTGTTTCGAACTGGCGAACGGCGTCGATGCGGACTGGGTCGACCTGTCCTGGGGCCAGCGCTCGCAGGGCGCGGTCGGTCGGCTGAACGTCGTGCTCTACCACCGCCCCGGCACGCTCGCCGACATGGCGGCTGTCTTCGCCAAGAACAACGCCAACGTCATCGGCCTGGACCTGACCCAGCGCGACGATCCCTTCCATACCTATCGCATCGATCTGGAGGTGCAGGACCTGGCGCATCTCACCCGCATCCTCAGCGCGCTGCGGGCCAGCGACGCCGTGGCGCAGGCCGAGCGGGTCTGA
- a CDS encoding mechanosensitive ion channel family protein gives MDLLVRRFAALIALCLTTLAAPAVAQGDDEVPNASEPYVYQVETLNSGLGVEGEPLELDTPQALMESFLAAAEAHEWRRAATALDMSNLDPEEQSREAENLAAMMYEIVHRSIALDWAGLPDRPDAVDTIASDKDPMAGTERRHITLARLDLGRRSVPISIARVRPQGGEPVWVFSRQSVGNLPELYARYGPTRFEQALPTWLRRQAFWTLAWWEVIAIPLVLLLAFVASIMTYKAIERMKRRFDEKDSFVAAILRAVQIPAALLALAGSFAVMRTWLFNFTGPVDGVLGPVQLTLVVVAIGAIVLAVIEALLDVATDRNVQEIEAPENEDSRDFYTQASAVRRVMIVLIMLAGLGIVLVQSDLTQTLGFSLLAGAGVLGLVIAFAARKVLGDVMASLQIAFAKTARIGDAVEYEGQWCYVEKIGFTHLRLRTWDERRVMAPVAEFVGSSFENWTKQDPALIKRVPIHLDHRADVAALREKFDAIVAEDDDIINKDDAKLEVIDHTDRSMIVRACVWARDPKIGWSMHCRLREKLLAAAMEMDAGFGNEPGPAFMPREREVRLDGSGD, from the coding sequence ATGGATTTGCTTGTCAGACGCTTCGCCGCGCTCATCGCGCTCTGCCTCACCACGCTTGCCGCGCCCGCCGTGGCGCAGGGCGACGACGAGGTGCCCAACGCCTCCGAGCCCTATGTCTACCAGGTGGAGACCCTGAACTCCGGCCTCGGCGTGGAGGGCGAGCCGCTCGAACTCGATACGCCGCAGGCGCTGATGGAAAGCTTCCTCGCCGCCGCGGAGGCGCATGAATGGCGGCGGGCCGCCACCGCGCTCGACATGAGCAATCTCGATCCGGAGGAGCAATCGCGCGAGGCGGAAAACCTTGCCGCGATGATGTACGAGATCGTCCATCGCTCCATCGCGCTCGACTGGGCCGGTCTGCCCGACCGCCCCGACGCCGTCGATACCATCGCCAGCGACAAGGATCCGATGGCCGGCACCGAACGCCGCCACATCACCCTCGCCCGCCTCGATCTCGGCCGGCGTTCCGTGCCGATCAGCATCGCCCGGGTGCGCCCGCAGGGCGGCGAGCCGGTATGGGTGTTCAGCCGCCAGTCGGTCGGCAACCTGCCCGAACTCTACGCCCGCTACGGGCCAACCCGGTTCGAGCAGGCGCTCCCGACATGGCTGCGGCGGCAGGCCTTCTGGACGCTGGCCTGGTGGGAGGTCATTGCCATCCCGCTGGTGCTGCTGCTCGCCTTCGTCGCCTCGATCATGACCTACAAGGCGATCGAGCGGATGAAGCGGCGCTTCGACGAGAAGGACAGCTTCGTCGCCGCGATCCTGCGTGCCGTGCAGATCCCCGCGGCACTGCTGGCGCTGGCGGGCAGTTTCGCGGTCATGCGCACCTGGCTGTTCAACTTCACCGGGCCGGTGGACGGGGTGCTCGGCCCGGTTCAGCTGACGCTGGTGGTGGTCGCCATCGGCGCCATCGTGCTCGCCGTGATCGAGGCGCTGCTCGACGTCGCGACGGATCGCAACGTCCAGGAGATCGAAGCGCCGGAAAACGAGGACAGCCGTGATTTCTACACCCAGGCTTCGGCGGTGCGGCGGGTCATGATCGTGCTGATCATGCTGGCGGGCCTCGGCATCGTGCTGGTGCAGAGCGACCTGACGCAGACACTCGGCTTCTCGCTGCTGGCGGGGGCGGGCGTCCTCGGCCTCGTCATCGCCTTCGCAGCGCGCAAGGTGCTGGGCGATGTCATGGCCTCGCTCCAGATCGCCTTCGCCAAGACCGCGCGGATCGGCGACGCCGTCGAGTATGAAGGCCAGTGGTGCTACGTCGAGAAGATCGGCTTCACCCATCTGCGCCTCAGGACATGGGACGAACGGCGGGTCATGGCACCGGTTGCCGAGTTCGTCGGCTCCAGCTTCGAGAACTGGACCAAGCAGGATCCCGCCCTCATCAAGCGCGTGCCGATCCACCTTGACCACCGCGCCGACGTCGCCGCGCTGCGCGAGAAATTCGACGCTATCGTCGCCGAGGACGATGACATCATCAACAAGGACGATGCCAAGCTCGAGGTCATCGACCATACCGACCGTTCCATGATCGTGCGGGCCTGCGTCTGGGCCAGGGATCCGAAGATCGGCTGGTCGATGCACTGCCGCCTGCGGGAGAAGCTGCTCGCCGCCGCCATGGAAATGGATGCCGGCTTCGGCAACGAGCCCGGCCCCGCCTTCATGCCGCGCGAACGCGAGGTGCGGCTGGACGGCAGCGGCGACTGA